A single window of Granulicella mallensis MP5ACTX8 DNA harbors:
- a CDS encoding alpha-L-rhamnosidase — protein sequence MNKGNTLSPVQRLCRVDGLRPECSFFHFRAAGWIRRMCWLMALLAAVVPALAQGIHLERLKTEGRTEALGLDEAAPRLSWSLASTAAGVLQSKYRVLVATSPEGSERRRPDDLVWDSQVVQSADPYTRYKGKPLQSRRRYFWTVEVWTGLQQKPIAKSSWFETSYMSESEWTGQWIAGAPRREVKPTAAEGIADDACCRASDTRLTPTEFCRPVGVGKGGRQDTQGECLEVRPVPRLRKSFLLEPIVRHGRILRARLYAAGLGYNEMSLNGTTTSPNVLDPNFTNYAQTVLYTTSDVTTLLRQQASEATENVLAAELGSGQYDQDADGANWAYITAEWRGRPRLRASLYVTYEDGTEQRIDSDGSWQKSEAGPIRYAGLYRGETYDARLEQRGWDRPGFDASGWLPVERVETPQGTLRAAMGTPTRVVAERPAGRRTTLRPGVFVYDTGQERAGWATISVAGVPAGTAIEVHYSDQTDKSGEVNSSGCCIAGQVQTDYYIAKGTGTREHPEMYAPRFSYKGFQYIELSALHEAPLPDSAEVRVVSVQEVRTDLPVAGTFISANPRLNRLEQMVRGSIAENYVGGIITDTPEYEKNAWTGDAALTAPTASLLFDTEQQYRKSFVDMRDAQQSSGELTLLAPGAQGYGRIGGFGKSASCCGATPVWDAFWFVLPWESYQRYGDLRSLEETYPLMKRYLREWVPRWVNKDGDDSPYTLRAGLGDWDPPKGREGEGPTAISIPPAVYSSTTAYYAYLTSIAADSARALGKMEEAGAFDADFAKIREAYNAKWWDVKLGYYHEASDKTLYQEQQVVPLAFGLVPEGERVELERKLIADVLDTRAGHEEVGIVGARWILPVLSRAAEEGIPRAADAAYTIATQRTYPSYGYWMDAGWTTLGETWELTSRTRTHHMYGSVGQWMYENLAGIRVAQPGYREILFSPILPEKLQSASATYDSVRGPIRASWKRTGCSVLFTFSVPPNATAVASLPVTGEESVLQVGSIVHAHVTTVGRTAFRSSYRFGSGIYSFERREKSKSSSHCVEDVPTSASSGKDVQAATADSLRE from the coding sequence GTGAATAAAGGGAACACGTTATCTCCGGTGCAGAGGCTCTGCCGTGTAGACGGTTTGAGGCCGGAGTGTTCCTTTTTCCATTTCCGCGCAGCCGGATGGATTCGCCGCATGTGCTGGTTGATGGCTCTTTTGGCGGCGGTTGTTCCGGCGCTGGCCCAGGGAATTCATTTGGAGAGGTTGAAGACGGAGGGGCGAACCGAAGCGTTGGGGCTCGATGAAGCTGCGCCTCGTTTGTCGTGGAGTCTTGCTTCTACTGCCGCCGGAGTTCTGCAGTCGAAGTACAGGGTGTTGGTTGCGACTTCGCCAGAGGGTAGTGAGCGAAGAAGGCCCGATGACCTGGTATGGGATTCGCAGGTTGTGCAGTCTGCAGATCCATACACGCGGTACAAGGGGAAGCCGCTGCAGTCCAGACGACGGTACTTCTGGACCGTCGAGGTGTGGACCGGCTTGCAGCAGAAGCCGATTGCGAAGAGTAGCTGGTTCGAGACCAGCTACATGTCGGAGAGCGAATGGACGGGGCAATGGATTGCCGGTGCGCCGCGGAGGGAAGTGAAACCCACAGCGGCTGAGGGCATCGCGGACGATGCCTGTTGTCGCGCCAGCGACACGCGGCTTACGCCAACGGAGTTCTGCCGGCCGGTGGGTGTCGGCAAGGGAGGGCGGCAGGATACGCAGGGGGAGTGCCTCGAGGTGAGGCCGGTGCCGAGGCTGCGCAAGTCGTTTCTGCTGGAACCGATCGTGCGACATGGGCGCATCCTGCGAGCGCGTCTCTATGCTGCGGGGCTTGGGTATAACGAGATGTCGCTCAATGGGACGACGACTTCTCCCAATGTTCTCGATCCGAACTTTACGAACTATGCGCAGACGGTGCTCTACACGACCTCGGACGTTACGACGCTGCTTCGGCAGCAGGCGAGTGAGGCGACAGAGAATGTGTTGGCTGCGGAGCTTGGATCGGGACAATACGATCAGGATGCCGATGGGGCGAACTGGGCCTACATCACTGCGGAGTGGAGAGGGAGGCCGCGTCTTCGCGCCAGCCTGTACGTCACCTATGAGGATGGGACGGAGCAGCGAATCGATTCGGATGGCTCATGGCAGAAGTCGGAGGCAGGGCCTATCCGGTATGCGGGGCTCTATCGAGGCGAGACCTACGATGCGAGGCTGGAACAGCGTGGTTGGGATCGACCTGGCTTCGATGCTTCCGGCTGGTTGCCCGTGGAGAGGGTAGAAACGCCTCAAGGGACGCTGCGTGCGGCGATGGGAACACCGACGCGCGTGGTCGCGGAGCGGCCGGCGGGAAGACGAACGACTCTGCGGCCTGGAGTGTTTGTCTACGATACGGGGCAGGAGCGCGCCGGGTGGGCGACGATCAGCGTCGCTGGGGTGCCGGCAGGAACGGCGATTGAAGTTCACTACTCCGACCAGACCGATAAGAGTGGAGAGGTGAATTCTTCGGGTTGCTGTATCGCCGGGCAGGTGCAGACCGATTACTACATCGCGAAGGGCACAGGCACGCGGGAACATCCGGAGATGTATGCTCCGCGCTTCAGCTACAAGGGGTTTCAGTACATCGAACTCAGTGCTCTGCATGAGGCTCCGTTGCCTGACTCCGCAGAGGTTCGTGTCGTCTCGGTGCAGGAGGTGCGTACGGACTTGCCTGTGGCAGGGACGTTTATTAGCGCAAATCCCAGGCTCAACCGGCTGGAACAGATGGTGCGCGGCTCGATAGCCGAGAACTATGTGGGCGGTATTATCACGGATACTCCCGAGTATGAGAAGAATGCGTGGACCGGAGATGCTGCATTGACGGCTCCGACGGCGTCGCTGCTCTTCGATACGGAGCAGCAGTATCGGAAGAGCTTCGTCGATATGCGCGATGCACAGCAGAGCAGCGGTGAGTTGACGCTGCTGGCGCCCGGAGCGCAGGGGTATGGACGTATCGGCGGATTTGGGAAGTCGGCGAGTTGCTGTGGGGCGACTCCTGTGTGGGATGCGTTCTGGTTTGTGCTGCCGTGGGAGTCATATCAGCGGTACGGCGATCTGCGGTCGCTGGAAGAGACGTATCCGTTGATGAAGAGATATCTGCGGGAGTGGGTTCCGCGTTGGGTCAACAAGGACGGGGATGATTCGCCGTACACGCTGCGCGCGGGGCTGGGGGACTGGGACCCTCCCAAGGGCAGAGAAGGTGAAGGGCCTACGGCTATTTCTATTCCGCCTGCGGTCTATAGCTCGACGACGGCTTACTATGCCTATCTCACTTCTATCGCTGCCGATAGTGCTCGTGCGTTAGGAAAGATGGAAGAGGCTGGGGCCTTTGATGCTGACTTCGCGAAGATTCGTGAGGCCTACAACGCGAAGTGGTGGGATGTGAAGCTTGGCTATTATCACGAGGCCTCGGACAAGACGCTTTATCAGGAACAGCAGGTGGTGCCGCTGGCGTTCGGGCTGGTTCCTGAAGGCGAGCGCGTTGAATTGGAGCGCAAGCTGATCGCGGACGTTCTTGATACGCGAGCAGGGCATGAAGAGGTGGGCATCGTCGGCGCGCGTTGGATACTGCCTGTGCTCAGCAGGGCTGCGGAGGAGGGGATTCCGCGGGCTGCAGATGCGGCTTACACGATTGCGACGCAGCGCACCTATCCCAGCTATGGCTATTGGATGGATGCCGGTTGGACCACGCTGGGAGAGACGTGGGAGCTGACCAGCCGCACTCGCACGCACCATATGTATGGATCGGTGGGGCAGTGGATGTACGAGAATCTTGCGGGGATTCGAGTGGCACAGCCCGGGTATCGCGAGATTCTGTTTTCGCCGATTCTTCCGGAGAAACTACAGTCTGCCTCCGCGACGTACGACAGTGTTCGCGGGCCTATTCGGGCCTCCTGGAAGAGGACGGGTTGCAGTGTGCTGTTTACGTTCAGCGTTCCACCGAATGCTACGGCGGTTGCGTCATTGCCGGTGACCGGGGAAGAGAGCGTGCTGCAGGTTGGTTCTATTGTTCACGCACATGTGACGACTGTTGGAAGAACGGCATTTCGGAGTTCCTATCGTTTTGGTTCCGGGATTTACAGCTTTGAGCGTAGAGAGAAGTCGAAGAGTTCAAGCCATTGTGTTGAGGATGTGCCCACTTCGGCTTCCTCAGGAAAAGATGTGCAGGCAGCGACAGCAGATTCCCTTCGGGAATGA
- the pelA gene encoding pectate lyase, whose protein sequence is MSSLVLLLAVSTSVSVAAELGALSGAGINPAVIGMNQPPQDITVERIARLPVVQRAAWVAYLHHSEEQRKVDKAKLAAERTPGVPIPEMPKENPGARSMPLHQEAAWYGSPEARHIADVILSFQTPAGGWSKNLDMSGAPRAKGQSYTPDNLSKHLSEADFDAPKEPQWNYVGTLDNDATVTELRFLALVAGQAGDAAARYRESFLRGVRYLLNAQFPNGGWPQVWPLEGGYHDAITYNDNAVTQTADLMTTVAAGEGDYAFVPANLRAEADKSARHALQCILDTQLKVKGKRAGWAQQQDALTFEPESGRNYEPASLASSESADVLLYLMALPNPSKAVVTAVEGGIQWLTSAEIQGQEWTSKTAPGGRTLVAKPGAGPLWARYYDLATDRPVFGDRDKTLHDDVNDLSRERRNGYSWFNESPAKALTAYKTWSAKSIPATEVLKK, encoded by the coding sequence ATGAGTTCTCTCGTTTTACTTCTTGCTGTAAGCACCAGTGTCTCGGTTGCGGCAGAACTCGGGGCGCTGTCAGGTGCCGGCATCAATCCAGCCGTGATTGGGATGAATCAGCCGCCGCAGGATATTACGGTGGAACGCATCGCACGTTTGCCGGTAGTGCAGCGCGCAGCCTGGGTGGCCTATCTGCATCACTCGGAAGAACAGCGCAAGGTCGATAAGGCGAAGCTTGCCGCTGAGCGTACACCCGGTGTGCCGATTCCAGAGATGCCCAAAGAAAACCCTGGCGCGCGCAGCATGCCGCTTCACCAGGAGGCTGCATGGTATGGCTCGCCGGAGGCGCGGCATATCGCTGATGTCATTCTTAGCTTTCAGACTCCGGCGGGAGGCTGGAGCAAGAACCTCGACATGAGCGGGGCGCCACGGGCGAAGGGGCAAAGCTATACTCCGGACAACCTGTCGAAGCATCTGAGCGAAGCGGACTTCGATGCTCCCAAAGAGCCGCAGTGGAACTATGTGGGCACACTCGATAACGATGCGACGGTAACGGAGCTGCGCTTTCTCGCGCTCGTTGCCGGCCAAGCTGGAGACGCGGCCGCGCGGTATCGCGAGAGCTTTTTGCGGGGCGTTCGCTACCTGCTGAATGCGCAGTTTCCCAACGGAGGCTGGCCGCAGGTATGGCCGCTCGAGGGTGGATACCATGATGCGATTACGTATAACGACAATGCTGTCACGCAGACCGCTGATTTGATGACGACGGTCGCGGCGGGTGAGGGAGATTATGCCTTTGTTCCTGCGAACCTTCGAGCGGAAGCGGATAAAAGTGCCAGGCATGCTCTGCAGTGCATTCTGGATACACAGCTTAAGGTCAAGGGTAAGCGCGCGGGGTGGGCCCAGCAGCAGGACGCGCTTACCTTTGAGCCGGAGTCGGGAAGAAACTACGAGCCTGCGTCGCTGGCGTCTTCTGAGAGTGCCGATGTCCTGCTGTATCTCATGGCTTTGCCGAATCCTTCGAAGGCCGTTGTCACTGCGGTGGAGGGTGGGATTCAATGGCTTACGAGTGCGGAGATTCAGGGCCAGGAGTGGACCTCGAAGACCGCGCCGGGCGGGCGCACTCTCGTGGCTAAGCCGGGGGCGGGGCCTTTGTGGGCCCGGTACTATGACCTCGCAACGGATCGTCCGGTCTTTGGCGATAGAGATAAGACTCTTCACGATGACGTCAACGATCTCTCGCGGGAACGGCGCAATGGATATAGCTGGTTCAACGAAAGTCCTGCAAAGGCGCTGACTGCGTATAAGACGTGGAGCGCCAAATCTATTCCTGCAACAGAGGTGCTCAAAAAATGA
- a CDS encoding MGH1-like glycoside hydrolase domain-containing protein has protein sequence MMSIYSNRRLFLARAAAAASVLALPLRASFGQGTSSSMPRPKFPDADARWQRTWDAALAMLAENIKVVPRYDQPVLLEGSVYPGVWQECAPQEGLVYGRLSRYIDTKQGQVTPLQVARNNHMAFFTLQKEDGQLPACVKMSATGYGQIQMVVPIAATAWELSQMTKDEEFLQTAYKACSRWDAWLRQFRDTRKTGLVEGFCVYDTGHDNSPRWTGTPKQCPKADAHLYDHSVDTLPRLCPDLSATTYGGRVALVAMATALGKKDEAARWQEDAETIRRLIIDKLYDPQDAAFYDLDAQGKFVRVRSDVISRVLGEHVLKLSDRKDKAIFEAVWTRQIHNPKAFWAPFPLTSIAQDDPAFVRPIPRNSWGGASQALTALRAPRWMTHYGKAKEQAHMMYQWCEAISRHTEFRQQMDPLTGEFTRVDPSGYSPAALVYLDFITRLSKSSGHQEK, from the coding sequence ATGATGTCGATTTATTCCAATCGCAGGCTCTTTCTTGCTCGTGCTGCTGCCGCGGCTTCCGTGTTGGCTCTGCCGTTACGGGCTTCGTTTGGGCAGGGGACTTCAAGTTCTATGCCACGTCCGAAGTTTCCGGATGCCGATGCGCGCTGGCAGCGTACGTGGGATGCGGCGCTTGCGATGCTGGCGGAGAACATCAAAGTTGTTCCGCGTTACGATCAGCCTGTTCTGCTGGAAGGCAGTGTCTATCCCGGCGTGTGGCAGGAGTGTGCGCCGCAGGAGGGCCTGGTGTATGGCAGACTGAGCCGTTACATCGACACGAAGCAAGGGCAGGTGACGCCGCTTCAGGTTGCGCGCAACAACCACATGGCCTTCTTCACGCTGCAGAAAGAGGATGGGCAGCTTCCGGCTTGCGTGAAGATGAGCGCGACAGGATATGGGCAGATCCAGATGGTTGTCCCTATCGCCGCGACGGCGTGGGAGCTGTCGCAGATGACGAAGGACGAAGAGTTTCTTCAGACTGCGTACAAGGCTTGCTCGCGTTGGGATGCCTGGCTGCGGCAGTTCAGGGACACGCGAAAGACGGGTCTGGTCGAAGGTTTCTGCGTCTACGACACGGGACACGACAACAGTCCGCGCTGGACGGGAACGCCGAAGCAGTGTCCGAAGGCTGACGCGCATCTCTACGATCACAGCGTCGATACACTGCCGCGTCTCTGCCCGGATCTTTCTGCTACTACCTATGGAGGCCGCGTGGCGCTTGTGGCGATGGCCACAGCCCTTGGCAAGAAAGACGAGGCAGCCCGCTGGCAGGAGGATGCGGAGACGATTCGGCGGCTCATCATCGACAAGCTCTACGATCCGCAGGACGCTGCGTTCTACGATCTTGATGCGCAGGGCAAGTTCGTTCGCGTGAGGTCGGACGTCATCAGCCGTGTGCTTGGTGAGCATGTGCTGAAGCTCTCCGATCGCAAGGACAAGGCGATCTTCGAAGCCGTATGGACGCGTCAGATTCACAACCCCAAGGCGTTCTGGGCGCCGTTTCCGCTGACGTCGATCGCGCAGGACGATCCGGCTTTTGTGCGGCCGATCCCGCGTAACAGCTGGGGTGGAGCGTCCCAGGCGCTGACGGCGCTTCGTGCTCCGCGCTGGATGACGCACTACGGCAAGGCGAAGGAGCAGGCCCACATGATGTATCAGTGGTGCGAGGCCATCAGCCGGCATACGGAGTTCCGCCAGCAGATGGACCCGCTGACAGGCGAGTTTACACGTGTCGATCCCAGCGGGTATTCACCGGCTGCGCTTGTCTACCTTGATTTCATTACGCGGTTGTCGAAGTCGTCGGGACATCAAGAAAAGTGA
- a CDS encoding amidohydrolase family protein, with translation MRSLLLLALSASLLLPASAQSRIAIENVTLIDGTDHAPRRDTTVVVQGAKIVAITSSHKRQPQGTKIVDGTGKFLIPGLWNNDLHGPAFDQSKAPLLSLISYGITTVRDMGAPLDDIVRLRTATASGALIGPRLFIAGPLLEGPVPVQMSLIVDLFDEKQARDEVRTLKQRGVDYVEVDTSLTPELYWAIAEEAKNQGLPLVGHIPAEISAGSIAQANQKNVEHLGGRFLNVLITCSSDEESFNAETKKTYDELLTAMKEKRQASEPQFKAEFDDRLLSTFSEDKAQRLYRLYAAHGVAQTPTLYVLNTLWASNKDGDKLNDRDLESGKRIFAKDLEVVGEMKKAGVPILAGTDGPYPQGGEALHSELELLVQAGLTPLQAIQSATRDAAQFMGVSKSVGTIERGKIADLVLLDANPLENISNTRRINAVFLRGTLFTGDELSSIRSH, from the coding sequence ATGCGAAGCCTCCTGCTTCTTGCCCTTTCTGCGTCCTTGCTCCTTCCTGCATCTGCACAGAGCCGAATTGCCATTGAAAATGTCACGCTCATCGATGGCACTGACCATGCTCCCAGGCGCGACACGACTGTTGTGGTGCAAGGGGCGAAGATCGTGGCAATTACCAGCAGCCACAAGCGACAACCCCAGGGAACAAAGATCGTTGACGGTACCGGAAAATTCCTGATCCCAGGGCTCTGGAACAACGACCTGCATGGACCGGCCTTCGATCAGTCAAAGGCGCCTCTTTTATCTCTGATCTCCTACGGGATCACTACCGTCCGCGATATGGGTGCGCCGCTGGATGATATTGTGCGGCTTCGAACCGCGACGGCCTCCGGGGCTCTCATCGGTCCACGTCTCTTCATTGCAGGCCCCCTATTGGAGGGACCGGTTCCCGTCCAAATGTCACTCATCGTCGATCTATTCGATGAGAAGCAGGCACGCGATGAGGTCAGAACTTTAAAACAACGCGGAGTCGATTATGTTGAAGTCGATACGAGCCTGACTCCGGAGTTGTACTGGGCTATTGCAGAGGAGGCAAAGAATCAGGGGCTTCCGCTCGTTGGCCACATCCCGGCAGAGATCTCCGCCGGAAGCATCGCGCAGGCGAATCAGAAGAACGTCGAACATCTAGGTGGAAGATTTCTCAATGTTCTTATCACCTGTTCCAGCGACGAGGAATCGTTCAATGCGGAAACGAAGAAAACCTATGACGAACTCCTAACCGCGATGAAAGAAAAACGTCAGGCAAGCGAACCCCAATTTAAAGCCGAATTCGACGATAGGCTTCTCTCCACTTTTAGTGAGGATAAAGCTCAGCGCCTCTATCGTCTCTACGCGGCTCATGGGGTTGCACAAACACCAACGCTTTATGTCCTGAACACCCTATGGGCAAGCAACAAAGATGGGGACAAGTTGAACGATCGCGATCTGGAGTCTGGAAAGAGAATCTTCGCAAAGGACCTGGAGGTCGTCGGCGAGATGAAGAAAGCCGGCGTCCCCATTCTTGCCGGAACAGACGGACCTTATCCCCAGGGAGGAGAAGCTCTGCATAGTGAACTCGAACTTCTCGTGCAGGCTGGGTTGACGCCTCTTCAAGCCATTCAGTCCGCAACACGGGATGCTGCACAGTTCATGGGCGTATCGAAGAGCGTGGGCACCATTGAACGTGGAAAGATCGCAGACCTCGTACTTCTCGACGCGAATCCTTTGGAAAACATCTCCAACACTCGTCGCATCAACGCCGTTTTTCTACGGGGTACGCTCTTCACAGGCGATGAACTTTCGTCCATAAGGAGCCACTGA
- a CDS encoding TonB-dependent receptor, protein MFRFSLPRSASPTTRLAARRSRFFGYSSLLIAILFLLAAGQAMAQFDSASVLGTLRDRSGAFLPKSTVVLTNIATRTQQTAVTNGQGDYEFASVQPGDYNLTAELTGFKTAHVDHVTVAVAARQRVDVTMDVGGASESVTVTGAESMLETDTSDRGEVIGQHEIVNLPLNGRSYADLALLVPGVRKSVLENQTLSNRDSSFNVNGQRSEQNNFILDGLDNNLYGTDNQGFSNQTIQPSPDALSEFKVMTDNYSAEYGRVTGAVVNATTRSGTSHFHGAAWEYLRNTSLNAIGPFLPPVNALTGHTQKPTYQQNQFGGTFGGPIKTPFLRNKQFFFLDYEGERRVTRSLATATIPDANQRLGRFPTPVMNPYTGEIYQVDPVTKFAQVPTSLINPLATLVMGALPATNVPGASNNYVSLPRGSLNDNKGDARYDGYFTPKLNAFFRFSQRNVDIFDPPNIPGPDGGNSNSIVTIFDQQEAFGITYTVSNNSLLDARVGISKVNGSKVPPNIGQPSFLAEAGIPNIPTDPRVVGPLNSQAVNNFSSFGRQTTSPNVQNPFVINPKVNYSMLRAAHSLKFGYEYQHISVADDDFHPKYGNDTYSGAFSTPPMGTPTPAGLSGTVTNEAIALTDFFFGARSHYELNNTHLVSIQQRLHQWYGQDDLRLNHKLTVNVGLRYELGTPEWEANNQLANFDPATSPSTGKLITASPGSIYNRALVNMQKNNFAPRVGFSFQAQPTTVVRAGYGISYTHFVREGGENLLVYNAPFTFDAQVNQIAPLAANGQPLCTSLSQNPASCFRTTMQGYANGFTDPSNFNPLLAQPHYEPANDPNGYAESWHVTVQQQLTKNTLLDIAYVGVSGKHLPTLADYNEANPQASTCQSANTATCLTVQKRRPIQSFAGIEIAFGAGDSIYHALQVKLEHRYSYGLYLLNSFTWSHAIDNASGTLENNNGDTNFLTYKDPNYDRGRSGYDQPINDTTSLVYDLPYGRGKRFGGNANHIVRGILGDWQFTAINTATSGLPINITYSAGGYKLGNLASDAFALTAGAASSGTLYAQRPNTIGNPVNPSSKWMKTTSALNGYLNLNTVALPMDPSRPLGNTGRNSVRAPGFSQLDLGLHKAFNLWANDTKLDFRAEAFNALNQVNYQAPDGNRTDGGYGAITSNYPARQLQFAVKILF, encoded by the coding sequence ATGTTCCGTTTTTCCCTGCCTCGTTCCGCCAGTCCGACAACACGACTCGCCGCGCGTCGTTCCCGATTTTTCGGCTATTCCTCGTTGCTCATCGCCATTCTTTTTCTGCTCGCCGCAGGTCAGGCGATGGCACAGTTCGATTCCGCCAGCGTGCTTGGAACCCTAAGAGACCGCAGCGGCGCCTTCCTTCCCAAGAGCACGGTAGTGCTGACGAATATAGCTACCCGCACCCAGCAGACCGCCGTCACCAACGGCCAGGGCGACTATGAGTTCGCCTCCGTCCAGCCGGGCGACTATAACCTGACCGCCGAACTCACAGGCTTCAAGACCGCGCACGTCGACCATGTAACCGTCGCGGTAGCAGCGCGCCAGCGCGTCGACGTCACGATGGATGTAGGCGGAGCCAGCGAGAGCGTCACCGTAACCGGCGCCGAGAGCATGCTCGAGACAGATACCAGCGATCGCGGCGAGGTCATCGGCCAGCACGAGATCGTCAATCTTCCGCTCAACGGCCGCTCCTACGCCGATCTTGCGCTGCTGGTTCCGGGCGTCAGAAAGTCTGTCCTTGAGAACCAGACCCTTTCGAACCGCGATTCCTCCTTCAACGTCAACGGACAGCGCAGCGAACAGAACAACTTCATCCTCGACGGTCTGGATAACAACCTCTACGGAACAGACAACCAGGGCTTCTCGAACCAGACCATCCAACCCTCACCGGATGCACTCAGCGAGTTCAAGGTGATGACCGATAACTACAGCGCCGAGTATGGCCGCGTAACCGGAGCTGTCGTCAACGCAACCACCCGCAGCGGAACCAGCCACTTCCACGGCGCCGCATGGGAGTACCTCCGCAACACCTCGCTGAATGCCATCGGCCCCTTTCTGCCGCCGGTCAACGCGCTGACCGGGCACACCCAGAAGCCGACCTATCAGCAGAACCAGTTCGGCGGAACCTTCGGCGGCCCAATCAAGACCCCCTTCCTGCGCAACAAGCAGTTCTTCTTCCTCGACTACGAAGGAGAGCGGCGCGTCACACGAAGCCTGGCCACCGCGACGATTCCGGACGCGAACCAGCGGCTCGGACGCTTCCCCACTCCTGTGATGAATCCCTATACCGGAGAGATCTATCAGGTGGATCCGGTCACAAAGTTCGCCCAGGTGCCCACCTCGTTGATCAATCCGTTGGCGACACTGGTGATGGGCGCTCTACCTGCCACTAATGTTCCGGGCGCCTCCAACAACTATGTCTCTCTACCCCGCGGCTCGCTCAACGACAACAAGGGTGATGCCCGTTACGATGGCTACTTCACCCCAAAGCTGAACGCGTTCTTTCGCTTCAGCCAGCGCAACGTCGATATCTTCGATCCTCCCAACATCCCCGGCCCCGACGGCGGAAACTCCAACAGTATCGTGACGATCTTCGATCAGCAGGAAGCCTTCGGCATCACCTACACCGTAAGCAATAACTCCCTGCTCGACGCTCGCGTCGGCATCAGCAAGGTCAACGGAAGCAAGGTGCCGCCCAACATCGGCCAGCCCAGCTTCCTCGCCGAAGCCGGCATTCCCAATATCCCGACCGATCCGCGCGTCGTTGGCCCGCTGAACTCACAGGCCGTGAATAACTTCAGCAGCTTTGGCCGCCAGACGACAAGCCCCAACGTACAGAATCCCTTCGTCATCAACCCCAAGGTCAACTACTCCATGCTGCGCGCCGCGCACAGCTTAAAGTTCGGCTATGAGTATCAGCACATCTCTGTTGCCGACGATGACTTCCATCCGAAGTACGGTAATGACACCTACTCCGGCGCCTTCAGCACGCCTCCCATGGGAACGCCCACACCTGCCGGGCTCAGCGGTACGGTGACGAACGAAGCCATCGCCCTGACGGACTTCTTCTTCGGCGCGCGCAGCCACTATGAGCTGAACAACACTCACCTGGTCAGCATTCAGCAGCGCCTGCACCAGTGGTACGGACAAGACGATCTGCGTCTGAACCACAAGCTGACGGTCAACGTCGGTCTTCGCTATGAGCTGGGAACACCGGAGTGGGAAGCCAACAACCAGCTCGCCAACTTCGACCCCGCCACATCCCCCTCGACAGGCAAGCTGATCACCGCATCCCCCGGCTCAATCTATAACCGCGCGCTGGTCAACATGCAGAAGAACAACTTCGCGCCCCGCGTCGGCTTCTCGTTCCAGGCACAACCCACCACGGTAGTTCGCGCAGGCTACGGCATCAGCTATACCCACTTCGTTCGCGAAGGCGGAGAGAACCTGCTGGTCTATAACGCTCCCTTCACCTTCGACGCGCAGGTAAACCAGATCGCGCCCCTGGCCGCCAACGGGCAGCCGCTCTGCACCAGCCTCTCGCAGAATCCCGCCTCCTGCTTCCGCACCACGATGCAGGGTTATGCCAACGGCTTCACCGATCCCTCTAACTTCAACCCACTGCTGGCCCAGCCGCACTACGAGCCCGCGAACGATCCCAACGGCTACGCCGAAAGCTGGCACGTGACCGTACAGCAGCAGCTCACCAAAAACACGCTGCTCGATATCGCTTACGTAGGAGTCTCAGGAAAACACCTGCCCACCCTGGCGGACTACAACGAAGCCAATCCGCAGGCTTCTACCTGCCAATCGGCCAACACAGCCACTTGCTTGACGGTGCAGAAACGGCGTCCTATTCAGAGCTTTGCCGGAATCGAAATCGCCTTCGGCGCGGGTGACAGCATCTACCACGCGCTTCAGGTCAAACTCGAACACCGCTACTCGTATGGCCTCTATCTGCTCAACTCGTTTACCTGGTCACACGCCATCGACAACGCCTCCGGCACGCTCGAAAACAACAACGGCGACACCAACTTCCTGACCTACAAGGACCCGAACTACGACCGCGGCCGCTCCGGCTACGATCAACCGATCAACGACACCACCTCGCTCGTCTACGATCTGCCCTACGGACGCGGAAAGCGCTTCGGCGGCAATGCGAATCACATCGTCCGTGGCATCCTGGGAGACTGGCAGTTTACCGCGATCAACACGGCAACCAGCGGTCTTCCCATAAACATCACCTACTCCGCCGGTGGCTACAAACTGGGCAACCTTGCCTCCGACGCTTTCGCACTTACGGCAGGTGCGGCTTCCTCGGGCACGCTCTATGCTCAACGACCCAACACCATCGGCAACCCTGTGAACCCTTCCTCAAAATGGATGAAGACAACCTCTGCTCTCAATGGATATCTCAATCTCAACACCGTAGCGCTACCCATGGATCCAAGCCGGCCTCTCGGTAACACCGGCAGAAACTCCGTCCGAGCGCCCGGTTTCTCGCAGCTCGATCTGGGGCTCCACAAGGCGTTCAATCTGTGGGCGAACGATACAAAACTTGATTTCCGCGCGGAAGCCTTCAACGCGCTGAACCAGGTGAACTATCAGGCGCCGGACGGAAACAGAACCGATGGTGGCTACGGGGCAATCACCTCCAACTATCCTGCACGGCAGCTCCAGTTCGCCGTCAAGATTCTCTTCTAA